Proteins encoded together in one Lutra lutra chromosome 4, mLutLut1.2, whole genome shotgun sequence window:
- the DCSTAMP gene encoding dendritic cell-specific transmembrane protein, with translation MGVWNSGAAVFLSLWGIYVSPRSPGWMAFIQHCGVCCFVAFISVGLLSVASSWLLSSLTVFSTSWVITGALLCCSKHARCFILLFFLSCGLREGKSALMAAGTGIVIFGHVENIFHNFKGLLDGMTCNLRAKSFSIHFPLLQRYFEAIRWMYGLATHLNLFDDLISWNQTLAVSLFSPTQALEAQLNDTKGQALGVLYQMVTATEALSLLGQQLLALTGLLLVLLGTGLFMKRFLDPSGRKFENIFITKQFVHFDETERRLQRPGVLPLNKEERKKYVTIPSFWLSAKERRNLGLFFLPILIHLYIWVLFAAIDYLLYRLILSVSDRFRSLPELEVHLKQHREEQGTQDIIHDSSFHISLFEPTCIPEPKLLLSKTWIPLSIILVILVVLGLLSSILTQLKILVLASFYPSVQAARIRYLHGKLLKKRSKQAAGGGSSQQRPYFTKIHFWLPVLKMIRKKRTGLAVEGNP, from the exons ATGGGTGTCTGGAACTCAGGTGCTGCCGTCTTCCTAAGTCTTTGGGGGATATATGTGTCTCCCAGAAGCCCTGGCTGGATGGCCTTTATCCAACACTGCGGAGTCTGCTGTTTTGTGGCTTTCATTTCAGTGGGGCTTCTCTCTGTGGCCTCCTCCTGGCTTCTGTCCTCACTCACAGTCTTCAGCACCTCCTGGGTGATCACGGGCGCTCTCCTCTGCTGCTCCAAGCATGCGCGatgtttcattcttctctttttcctctcttgtgGCCTGCGGGAAGGCAAGAGTGCCTTGATGGCCGCAGGCACGGGGATAGTAATCTTTGGACAcgtggaaaatatttttcacaacTTCAAAGGTCTCCTGGATGGTATGACTTGCAACCTAAGGGCAAAGAGCTTTTCCATACATTTTCCACTTTTGCAAAGATATTTTGAAGCAATTCGGTGGATGTATGGCCTTGCCACTCACCTGAATCTATTTGATGACCTTATTTCTTGGAACCAGACCCTAGCGGTCTCTCTCTTCAGTCCCACTCAAGCCCTGGAGGCACAGTTAAATGACACCAAAGGCCAAGCCCTGGGCGTCTTGTACCAGATGGTGACGGCAACGGAGGCATTGTCCTTGCTGGGTCAGCAGCTGCTTGCCCTGACAGGGCTTCTCCTGGTGCTTCTTGGCACCGGCCTCTTCATGAAGCGATTTTTGGACCCCAGCGGTAGGAAGTTTGAAAACATCTTCATCACCAAACAATTTGTACACTTCGATGAAACAGAGAGGCGTCTACAGAGGCCCGGCGTCCTCCCGCTGaataaagaggaaaggaagaaatacgTCACCATCCCGTCTTTCTGGTTGTCTGcgaaagaaaggagaaacctgGGGCTGTTTTTCCTCCCCATACTCATCCACCTCTACATCTGGGTGCTGTTTGCAGCCATCGATTATCTGCTGTATCGGCTCATTCTCTCAGTGAGCGACCGTTTCCGAAGCTTGCCCGAGCTTGAGGTTCACTTGAAACAGCACAGAGAG gAGCAAGGAACTCAAGACATCATCCATGATTCTTCCTTTCACATATCTCTATTCGAACCCACCTGCATCCCTGAACCAAAGCTCCTTCTGTCTAAGACCTGGATTCCTCTCAGCATCATTCTTGTGATTCTAGTGGTACTGGGCTTGCTGTCTTCCATCTTGACGCAACTCAAAATCCTGGTGTTGGCCTCCTTCTACCCCAGCGTGCAGGCCGCCCGCATCCGATATCTGCATGGGAAGCTACTGAAGAAAAGATCAAAGCAAGCAgcgggaggaggaagcagtcaaCAGCGTCCCTACTTCACTAAG attcacttctgGCTTCCAGTCCTGAAAATGATTAGGAAGAAACGAACAGGCCTGGCAGTTGAAGGCAATCCGTGA